The genomic window ACCACAGGTGGATCTGGCCAAGGCCCAGGACGAACTGAAAAAGGCCGACATCGAGCTGCAGCACGCCCACCAGGACGCCAGCCTGCAGAGCCAGGGCGCGGCCCTGGATGCCCGCAACAAGCGCCTGCTGGCCGACCGCCAGGAAGCGGTGGTTGCCGAGGTCAAGCGACAGGTCGATGCACTGACCCTGCGCGCACCGTTCGATGGCCAGGTCGGCCAGGTGCAGGCCACCCAGCACACCCAGGTTGCCACCAATGCGCCGATCCTCGGTGTGGTCGACCTGTCGCGCTTCGAAATTGAAATCAAGGTGCCGGAAAGCTTCGCCCGTGACCTGGCGATCGGCATGCCGGCCCAGCTGACCAGTGGCTCGGGCCAGCCGTTCCCGGGCGAAATCGCTGCGGTGTCGCCGGAAGTGGTGAGCGGCGAAGTGGTCGCCCGGCTGCGCTTCTCCGACAAGCAGCCGCCCGGCCTGCGCCAGAGCCAGCGCATGAGCGCACGCATCCTGCTCGATACCCGCAACAACGTGCTCAAGGTCGAGCGCGGCCCGTTCATCGAACAATCCGGCGGCCGCTACGCCTATGTGGTGAGCGGCGGCACCGCGGTGCGCCGCCCGATCCAGACCGGCGTCAGCAGCCTGGGTGAAGTTGAAATCGTCTCCGGCCTGCAGCCGGGCGAAAAGATCGTTGTCTCCGGTGCGGATCTGTTCGGCGACATCGAACGCGTATCGATCAATTGAGTGAAGGCGCGGGATGGGAGGCGGAATTCGTGAGTGAAAACAGATGCAGGTGTCCGGGTTGTCGTGAGCCCTGGCACCCATGCTGAAACGCTCCCGTTCCGCGCCCCATCGCCCTGCCTTGGCTGCCGATTCAACCGCCGTCGCAAGTCCCTGTTCCGCGCTCCAATTCCACATTCCCCGTCGCTGAAAGGAAAACCCATGCTCCAGATGCAATCCGTCTCCAAGGTCTTCCGTACCGAACAGGTTGAAACCCATGCGCTGCGTTCGCTGGACCTGCACGTGCGCGAAGGCGAGTTTGTCGCGGTCACCGGCCCCTCGGGCTCGGGCAAGACCACCTTCCTCAACATCGCCGGCCTGCTGGAAACCTTCACCAGCGGCCAGTATCTGCTCGATGGCCAGGACGTCAGTCACCTCGGCGATGACGCCCGCTCGCGTCTGCGCAACCAGAAGATCGGCTTCATCTTCCAGGGCTTCAACCTGATCCCCGACCTCAACCTGTTCGACAATGTCGATGTGCCGCTGCGCTACCGCGGCATGCCCTCGGCCGAGCGCAAGCAGCGCATCGAAAAGGCCCTGAGCGATGTCGGCCTGGGCTCGCGCATGAAGCACTACCCGGCCGAACTGTCCGGTGGCCAGCAGCAGCGCGCTGCCATCGCCCGCGCCCTGGCCGGCAGCCCGCGCCTGCTGCTGGCCGACGAACCAACCGGTAACCTCGACACGCAGATGGCACGTGG from Stenotrophomonas nitritireducens includes these protein-coding regions:
- a CDS encoding efflux RND transporter periplasmic adaptor subunit, encoding MIRDTSAQDQVSTQRPQPVWRRYMWPALITVVVVAGIGYVISNWLGASRSFDGARLRIAEVKRGDLVRDIAADGRVIAANSPVLYAISSGTVTLKVVAGDVVKQGQELAVIDSPELRSKLAQEQATLAGLEAEASRAALDATLARATGAKLSDQAGLLRIAAQRDLDRYQRGYDGGAVPQVDLAKAQDELKKADIELQHAHQDASLQSQGAALDARNKRLLADRQEAVVAEVKRQVDALTLRAPFDGQVGQVQATQHTQVATNAPILGVVDLSRFEIEIKVPESFARDLAIGMPAQLTSGSGQPFPGEIAAVSPEVVSGEVVARLRFSDKQPPGLRQSQRMSARILLDTRNNVLKVERGPFIEQSGGRYAYVVSGGTAVRRPIQTGVSSLGEVEIVSGLQPGEKIVVSGADLFGDIERVSIN
- a CDS encoding ABC transporter ATP-binding protein; amino-acid sequence: MLQMQSVSKVFRTEQVETHALRSLDLHVREGEFVAVTGPSGSGKTTFLNIAGLLETFTSGQYLLDGQDVSHLGDDARSRLRNQKIGFIFQGFNLIPDLNLFDNVDVPLRYRGMPSAERKQRIEKALSDVGLGSRMKHYPAELSGGQQQRAAIARALAGSPRLLLADEPTGNLDTQMARGVMELLEEINSQGTTIVMVTHDPELAARAQRNVHIVDGQATDLIREPVLAHAARIAAVADNQG